From a single Bufo bufo chromosome 9, aBufBuf1.1, whole genome shotgun sequence genomic region:
- the DMRTA2 gene encoding doublesex- and mab-3-related transcription factor A2, whose protein sequence is MEISGASSGSQVPQTATSTHIPVTVAGTLLRGPQLLLRATEKYPRTPKCARCRNHGVVSALKGHKRYCRWKDCMCAKCTLIAERQRVMAAQVALRRQQAQEENEARELQLLYGTAEGLALAAANGILPPRPAYEVFGSVCPESSSETKIQKFDLFPNTLISRSVTPQQLTPGAKPVTPDSESVTGSAQGASSPEGRPGSGSENGDGESFLSSPMSKVMKEGEESPSSISPLGSESGSDAEKDEQDPSSSSSARQRTPIDILTRVFPTQKRSVLELVLQGCGGDVVQAIEQILNNRGQEKGDETWSREAALQSIQPSVSTTHRPLIAGAITPTIGTLGSRSAFSPLQPNSTHFGTETSTYQLGGHFGLNPLRLAYSAHSRGLAFMTPYSTAGFMPTLGFRPPMDYAFSDLMRDRANVHKDQVYTNGLYGSVVNNATEKQ, encoded by the exons ATGGAGATAAGCGGGGCCTCTTCTGGATCCCAGGTTCCGCAAACAGCCACCTCCACCCATATACCAGTCACAGTGGCCGGAACCCTACTCAGGGGCCCCCAGTTGCTTTTGAGGGCAACAGAGAAATATCCCCGCACTCCAAAGTGCGCCCGCTGCCGGAATCACGGGGTGGTGTCGGCCCTCAAGGGCCACAAGCGTTACTGTCGCTGGAAGGACTGTATGTGCGCCAAGTGCACCCTGATCGCGGAGCGCCAGAGAGTCATGGCCGCGCAAGTTGCGCTCCGCAGGCAGCAGGCGCAGGAGGAGAACGAAGCTCGGGAGCTGCAGCTGCTCTACGGGACCGCGGAGGGACTGGCCCTGGCGGCGGCAAACGGCATCCTCCCCCCCAGGCCGGCCTATGAAGTGTTTGGGTCGGTGTGTCCTGAGAGTAGTTCAG AAACAAAAATCCAGAAGTTTGACCTGTTCCCCAATACCCTCATTTCCAGGTCTGTCACCCCTCAGCAACTGACCCCTGGTGCAAAACCGGTGACCCCGGACAGTGAATCAGTCACTGGAAGTGCCCAGGGTGCCTCCTCTccagaagggaggccaggttcTGGTTCTGAAAATGGGGATGGTGAATCCTTCCTAAGCTCCCCCATGTCCAAAGTCATGAAAGAAGGTGAGGAGagcccaagctccatcagcccaCTGGGGTCTGAATCTGGATCTGATGCAGAAAAAGATGAGCAGGACCCAAGTTCTTCTTCTTCAGCCAGGCAGAGGACACCCATAGACATCCTGACCAGGGTGTTCCCCACCCAGAAGAGGAGTGTTTTGGAGCTTGTACTTCAAGGATGTGGAGGGGATGTGGTCCAAGCAATAGAGCAAATATTGAACAACAGAGGGCAGGAAAAGGGTGATGAAACCTGGTCTAGAGAAGCTGCCCTGCAAAGTATCCAACCATCAGTGTCCACCACACATAGACCCCTCATAGCTGGGGCCATTACCCCTACCATTGGGACACTAGGAAGCAGGTCTGCCTTTTCTCCACTGCAGCCCAATTCTACCCACTTTGGAACAGAGACCAGCACCTACCAGTTGGGTGGACATTTTGGACTGAACCCTTTAAGGTTGGCATATTCTGCCCACAGCAGGGGACTTGCCTTCATGACCCCATATTCCACAGCAGGGTTCATGCCCACACTAGGGTTTCGTCCCCCCATGGACTATGCATTTAGTGACTTAATGAGGGACAGGGCTAATGTCCACAAAGACCAAGTCTACACCAATGGGCTTTACGGTTCTGTAGTCAACAATGCTACAGAGAAACAATAA